gcacagttaaagcagtgctacaacccgatttgacacttcacatgcataaaataatagggccgtgcgattcgctgttgagcgcgacctcatctccacctcaggtgcgcatgttcccgcctctgcagaccagggaaacatgcctgtcgcgccGTCGTAGGcctacggtggaagcatttcgctcgcatccgactgttatgtcggctcgtgtagtgtgaggtcgtgagttgtgaacttttaaacagtgaaattccatcgtgcagtgtgagcagaagcttaagacccacgagtgaaaatatcgcacagtgtatgcccggctttagatgacttgtctgcctatgcctagtgccagCCCTGCCAGCTGCCACTGAAGAACAACACGTATAAAGCTGCCTGGAGTAGAAGCCTCATTCACACCATCAAAAGGCATCTGACCTgacctgaagagagagagaaatagagtgaagTCAGAGAAGAGACAGAGCAACCACACTCAACATGGCCCAGATTTGCGTTCCTGTGCTCGCCTTGATAGTGCTCTGCACCATTGGGCTCAACTGCAGTGAGGCTAAGACTCTTCGTCGCCGAGGTAAGAACCAGTATGACTCCATTGCCTTTCTAGCGTTATCACACATAGATTGCTCTATTGTTATTGCTATGATAAAAGCATACGAAATACAGTTAAGTACCCTCTGAAATAGGATTCCTGAAATCTCAGAGTTCATGACTTTTGATGAACCTGTAGATATTTCCTTCAAGACACATTCAAATCAAAATTCACCAACTACACCAAGCTGTGAAggagggtgcacagaaaaaaaatgcctATTGGAACAGTGTTTATACTGTCAATATGTAAGGAGCCCTTCGCTGAGATACAGTATGATGGTAGCCTATATGGCCTTTGCATGGTGaaatttgggaacccctgtctcATCTTGTAGTATGAAGGTGCCTGTATGTATGTTGTGATTGACATTACACACTTTCTAGTTGACAAATATGGTGCGGCTGTGTAAAGCCATGTGGCCACAATCATGGTTTTATTGCAAAGTTATCAGTTGTCTGtggctttacagtttttctcgatttgtTTGGCTGATTTCTCAAAAccgagatgacattctcaaaacaacacggacaaatcccctaACCAccttgcaatttcccacaacagaatggcatttctcattgctttcatcaaatctcaaatgctttgtacatgtctcaaatgtttagtacatctctgcagatggctatgtacaagtacccttcagttgatttcattgtgtaagtcatcctatgcaaagtagtctacacaattgtcaaaacagtcaaggacataatattttacagtttttctcaattggttttgtacatttctcacaacagaataatgattctcaaaagtctttgttcaactgtgacttcctggtgttacctgtgcacatggtaaaatcagtttctcattgttttctgcatatagcaaatgctctcatccatcatgccatggctgtgtcaattctcagtgatttcgtacattatcaattgcttttgtcatatcactcaaaaagctttgtcactgaatgcatgaaactatctcaccctccaaaacatttaggccctatgtcatagtttaagtcttgacatgcaaaatgatttaccaagctgacatgtgataagcactgtataatttatttatttatgtttaatTAATGAGAACTTAccattttttcccattagatgtgagattattagaaaccttcgaggaaaaacagggatatctttcttttaaatgttcaaaattgtccgaatttatactaacttttcagggacaataatttgttcttccctaatgcaatattcagtgtttatcaaacatattgtttagctcaaacaaatatttgagtgtttaaaacatgtcacaccgtaggacattcatgtcacgctaaaggacagaaatgcaaaactgagccagaaacgaatatatcaacatgattattttgtcttttgatcataatataatgttgtagtcaatatgaaccttacacttataagtctttgaatcgtcgattaccATCCTATCGTAACCCTTAAttacagccatgcggtcattgaatgtaacctgcagagctcataagactcatactgaagtgtgaccttggcatgaccatcacatttttgtaagtaaactatgactgtcacaccattgaacctgtagtgtgtagtggccagtgcctgtttggtatctcaagctggacagcacatttatgctgtatattgagctctccacagcatactttattcatctatactcctctatatactctctcactgatctttccttcactgttaccgttatattttatggtttcaaagcaccattaatgacattttatatcatttgacagtatcttaaatcaacagcaaatattcatcaacaatgcatcaaagtataaattccaaaggccaataaaggaataagtaatttgaatacacaatatatgtctagtcaaacaacaacaaaaaaatgtactaccagttgttttaaaagctatttctgaaatatctagtccattggtgtgacctgtttgtcctttgagtCTCTTTTCCATAGGGTTCCGCGTTCTGGTGcaggctttataaatattcatgagagtCGGCGGGGGGCTAACGGTACTGGTTTGGCCCGCGTTTCCATCTAGCAGAGTtcggtacagtagcctatgtactaaccccaactccgatgaagttgggacgtttggtaaacagtgaataaaatcaaaatgctatcattttcaaaacattcaatctattcattagatggagaatagtgaaaagacaacatattaagtgttaaaaccgagaaaaaatattgttttgggggacatatgtactcatttctaatttgataaatccaacacgcctcaaaagagttgggacggggatcagtgaaatttagtaaacatccaaataagataaaacaacaaagaagaacatttcaaaatgaattgtactgacggacaatataggtgtccaggtataagatcatcacagagaggctgagtcacttcAGTTCTTGAATACACCACTAGGTGCTACTTGGACACATCGTCAGTGATGAACCTgcgatcattgggtgtttcgggtctttaaTCATCAAACACCCTCACCAggcgacccagccgggggtgatcagCCCCCGACTTGTGTCCAAGTGGCCCGCTACTCCAAGGATCCCCCCTCCTGATCCATAGCCATCTAGAGGCTTTCTCCGCTGCCTCTGTGCTACTCCTGATGGCTTTTCTGCACAGCTGACCCTTCACTCCAAGGAGCTTCAAGGTGCGGGGTAGTGACTGGCCAGCAAAACCCCTGCACCCCACCTCGACTGGTTCACAGCGGGCTTTCCAGCCCCTGctcccagggccggttctggcttatttggcgccctaggcgagtttgagttctggcgccccccccccccttttttttttataccttacagaacacaagagtaataccggtagtaagcttaactaaatagcatcaagaacaataactgttttgcatcaaatggattttggacagccgaccaacacatcagattgagtcgcatgaaagtaccttcactgtgtggtgtcttggatgtaatggtggtggtgcccccaaccccagatgagagggaggttatcaatgtgtttgaattgtaaaatggaattgaaatgccaggagagtggtacagtacatttgcatgtcaaatgcatgcgtagacaataggcctaccaaggaggtctgcattgatagcctatctacactacctacagcatcacaaagcatggcagcataacaattttaataagctacacatttgtgctgtctatgattccaaaccaatttcatttctgtagcctactggaaatagtggtgcatttgtgagtaggagaatgagaagggggctatctatgtgtttgaaccggagggacagggtgagagaaagggagaaaagctgtcacgcttttgaatttcattatatacaaaatatagtaaatagcctcacttgtctgcaatactacatcactcagcatgaaaacatgctgtgcatggttctcttacatgattaatgtaggcctatatgtcattctggtctggaaacaatgttttttttttaagcttacaacaagcaggtaattcattcaagtggatggaaggagatatggcagctaaacttgttttaaacatggcaccagtcttattttacactgctggtcaacctaagcaagtattatgatgtcaggtgggtgttagtgagtaggctactagctactttactggatttcattgcttggcatacttggctaatgttagcatgctaactagcgatttctcagatcaaaagcaaagctctttttccctctaattccaaacagtagcctcataactattaggctttacattaccacaaacggtttctgattaaaccacatacttccaaaacaccctctgcaactcctgcatcatgcaatgactggtttaatgagaacataacaattctccaaccagcagagcagcattgctgttgccgcttgccctctgtctctcgaatgagtctccaaattcaaaatagatcgcacgctgtcactcgtcccgccccctttctcaggactgtctgtttattggttcacagacttcccagagacagttgaaagcgatattactattggctgaggggcgctttgccgtgaggagcgctttcgccacgctttgttgattgcgacttcataaaaaaaacctccatatcgcaaaattacgcatcggagagcgccatttcggcgccccttcttcacattgcgctctaggcgaccgtctagccggcctatacttataaccggccctgcctgCTCCGACACTCAGTTACCAACTCTGCGTATTTCGCCCTCTTGCGTTCATTGGCCTCCTCAACTCTGTCTTCCCAGGGGACAGTAAGTTCCACCAGGACCACTTGCTTCGTTGACTCCGATGTTAATACCACGTCAGGGCGGAGTGAAGTGGAAAAGATGTGCTCTGGGAACTTAAGCTGTCTCCCCAAGTCCGGTGCTGTGGTGAGAAGTCCTCCAGAGGAACCTGGCTGATGTTGTGCCTGCTCGCCAGCTCTGACAAAGGTGATGGACTTCTTGGAGGGAGGCTGGTATCTGCAGTTGGTTATTGCAGTGCTGAGCGTATCTGCCAGAGCCCTGAGGACCTGGTCATGACGCCAGCGATACCGCCCTTCCCCCAAGGCCTTCGGGCAGCAGCTGAGGATGTGCTCCAGTGTGGCTCTCCTCGCGCACAGCTGGCAAGCCGCCGTGTCTGCTATGCCCCAGCGCTGTAGATTGGTTGGGCTTGGAAGAACGTCATAAACGGATTGGATGAGGAACTTGAGGTGCTGGGGTTCTAGTCTCCAGAGCTCTGTCCAGGTGATTTTACGCTTTTCAGCGTGCTCCCACCTCGTCCAGGCACCTTGTTGGTACATGGCCACCATCTTGATCCGCCGatcttcctccacttctgctcgGATCTCATCCTGCACCATTTGCCGTTTCTCCTTTCTTCCAGCTTTGTCATAGCGAGGTTTGGGGAAGCTACCAAGATCGGCCCGACCCACTGCTGTGTTGCCCACTAGGATGTTGTGCTGCAGCCGTGCCTCTGCTCTGTCAATGGCTTCCTGGGCCTTCCACTTCCTCCCAGTTTTTACTTGAATTCCTGCGGTGGCAACTTTCTTGTCAGAGGAGTCCCTGTACATCATCAGCTCCCTGGAGCGTGTGACCATAAACTCCTCCGACAAGCCGCTGATGGGAAGCTGCAGCATGGTGGAATGGCCATACAACGCAATGCTGCTGAGGGATCTAGGGAGCCCCAGCCACCTGCGCAGAAACTGGCTGATGGTTCTTTCCAGCGTCTCCACCATTGACATGGGCACCTCATAGACAAGCAAGGGCCAAAGGAGTCTTGGCAGGACTCCGTGTTGGTAAATCCAGGTCTTGTATTTTCCTGGCAACCCCGACTTGTCTATGGCTGTGAgccacacagtcaggtcagcctTGGTTTGCTTGAGTGCATCGGAGTCCCTCAAGGAGCTGTTAAAGACCTTGCCCAGGCTCTTCACGGGTTTGTCCGTCACTGATGGAATTGAGGTTTCTCCTATTGCAAAGCGAAACCTGTCGGCCACCTTGCCTTTCTTCAAGACCAGCGACCTGGACTTGGCAGGCTTGAAGCTCATCCTTGCCCAAGAGATGAGCCTCTCAAGTCCCTGCAGTAGCCATCTACAACCAGGCACAGATGTTGTGGTGACTGTGAGGTCGTCCATAAATGCTCTTATTGGGGGTTGCCGCGTTCCGGATTTTGACAGAGGGCCTCTGCATTCCACCTCAGCCGACTTCACAATCATGTTCATCGCCAAGGAGAAGAGTGGCACCGAGATGGTGCAGCCTGTAATAATACCCTTCTCCAGGCGTTGCCAGGCAGATGTTGACGATCCCGATGTTACCCTCAACTGGAAGTTGTTATAGTAGTCCAGGATGAGGTTGGTGATGGCTAGTGGCACATGATGTCTTGTCAGCGCTGTTTCCACGAGTTTGTGGGGGATGGATCCATAGGCGTTGGTTAAGTCCAGCCAGAGTGTTGCCAAATCTCCTCTGCTTGCCTTTGCCTCCCGGATGAGCTGCGAGACCACACCGGTGTGCTCTAGGCATCCTGGAACACCTGGGACTCCACCCTTCTGTACTGAGGTGTCTATGTAACCGTTCTTCAAGAGGAAGTCTGTTAGCCGGAGGGACACAATCTTGAAGAAGATCTTCCCTTCGACGCAGAGCAACGAGATGATGCGGAATTGGTCGATGTTGCTAGCATCCTCCTCTTTTGGGATCCAGACTCCCTCTGCAGCACGCCACTGGGCGGCAACCTTCTTCCTGCGCCAGATCACTTTTAAGATCCTCCAGAGTCTCACAAGCAGCCTGGGACACTGCTTGTACACTCTGTATGGGACCTTGCTGGGGCCAGGGGAGGAGCTTGATCTTGCGGCCTTCACTGCATCTTTGACCTCTTTCAGGGTAGGCTCTGCGGTGTTGAACTGCACCACAGGTTCTGGCGGCTTTACCAGGACCTCGCAGGGGCCTAGGTCTTGCTCCCTTAAAGGATCGCTGAAGGTGGTTCTGAGGTGGTGGTTAATATCCTCTACAGGACACGTCAGGTTGCCACTCTTCTTTTGCCCCAATAGACGCTTAGTGAAGCTGAAGGGATTGGTGATAAATGCCTTCCGCTTCTTggccctctccttccccttcctcctgtGCCATTCAGCTCGCCTGAGTGTGATTAGCTTGCTCCTCAAGATCTGCCTGAGTTCGGACAAggcgcctctctcctcctcgtttGCTGCCCTGAACTGGCGCTTCAAGGTCTTCAGCTCCTGCCTCAGTTGGCTGATCTTGAATTCCCGCCGGTTGGGTCTCAACGCTTCCCTTCTCGCAGGCTTCTCAGACACACCAAAGCGCTGAGCGCCCATCGATGTTATCAAGGTGCACATAGCCTGGAGCTTGTGGTCCACATCGCCCTTCACCGTCTCCATGATCTTGTCTAGGTCCATGTCCAGGTGAAGCCACTCCTTGTTGTTTGCGGCAGGCCACTTGACCCGGCGATGTTCTGGTGTTCCACCCTGCGGGAGGACTGGTGCAGCTTGGAGGTTCCGGACACTGTGGGGTGACTCCGGGCCTGGCTCCTCCTCCGTCTGACCAGGGTTTGTGACAAGCACTTTGTCTGTAGTGCTAGCCACTGCTCCTGTGCGTTGCTTCACTCTTCCTCCCTTCAGGCAGCCCATCTTGGTCTGATGGATTTTCAGACCTGTCGGGTTTTTGCAAACCTTGCCGCAGATGCAGACTGTGCTCATTGTCGATTGTCCGTTTGCCAGGGTCAGTGCCGGTAAATCCGTCCGATTGGGATTctcatcctccccccctctcgggaATCCCTGGGGGTATGGTTCAGTAGGGTTCATCGTAGCTTGATTGGGTGCTCCTTCACAGAAGCtgcagaattaaagatgcaaagggaataattaccatagttattacatacatttttgaattccctttgatttaccacgattgagtgtatataagacatatttttgttaataaaatcattgtataggttcatgacatcatgaaatatatattggctatagtctcactctaattcctggagtgctagagctattgaaaattgaccatattaagaatgcttaatgcatgaaaatgacacaggggtttaaca
This genomic interval from Engraulis encrasicolus isolate BLACKSEA-1 chromosome 16, IST_EnEncr_1.0, whole genome shotgun sequence contains the following:
- the LOC134465977 gene encoding uncharacterized protein LOC134465977, producing the protein MNPTEPYPQGFPRGGEDENPNRTDLPALTLANGQSTMSTVCICGKVCKNPTGLKIHQTKMGCLKGGRVKQRTGAVASTTDKVLVTNPGQTEEEPGPESPHSVRNLQAAPVLPQGGTPEHRRVKWPAANNKEWLHLDMDLDKIMETVKGDVDHKLQAMCTLITSMGAQRFGVSEKPARREALRPNRREFKISQLRQELKTLKRQFRAANEEERGALSELRQILRSKLITLRRAEWHRRKGKERAKKRKAFITNPFSFTKRLLGQKKSGNLTCPVEDINHHLRTTFSDPLREQDLGPCEVLVKPPEPVVQFNTAEPTLKEVKDAVKAARSSSSPGPSKVPYRVYKQCPRLLVRLWRILKVIWRRKKVAAQWRAAEGVWIPKEEDASNIDQFRIISLLCVEGKIFFKIVSLRLTDFLLKNGYIDTSVQKGGVPGVPGCLEHTGVVSQLIREAKASRGDLATLWLDLTNAYGSIPHKLVETALTRHHVPLAITNLILDYYNNFQLRVTSGSSTSAWQRLEKGIITGCTISVPLFSLAMNMIVKSAEVECRGPLSKSGTRQPPIRAFMDDLTVTTTSVPGCRWLLQGLERLISWARMSFKPAKSRSLVLKKGKVADRFRFAIGETSIPSVTDKPVKSLGKVFNSSLRDSDALKQTKADLTVWLTAIDKSGLPGKYKTWIYQHGVLPRLLWPLLVYEVPMSMVETLERTISQFLRRWLGLPRSLSSIALYGHSTMLQLPISGLSEEFMVTRSRELMMYRDSSDKKVATAGIQVKTGRKWKAQEAIDRAEARLQHNILVGNTAVGRADLGSFPKPRYDKAGRKEKRQMVQDEIRAEVEEDRRIKMVAMYQQGAWTRWEHAEKRKITWTELWRLEPQHLKFLIQSVYDVLPSPTNLQRWGIADTAACQLCARRATLEHILSCCPKALGEGRYRWRHDQVLRALADTLSTAITNCRYQPPSKKSITFVRAGEQAQHQPGSSGGLLTTAPDLGRQLKFPEHIFSTSLRPDVVLTSESTKQVVLVELTVPWEDRVEEANERKRAKYAELVTECRSRGWKARCEPVEVGCRGFAGQSLPRTLKLLGVKGQLCRKAIRSSTEAAEKASRWLWIRRGDPWSSGPLGHKSGADHPRLGRLVRVFDD